Proteins encoded within one genomic window of Brassica rapa cultivar Chiifu-401-42 chromosome A09, CAAS_Brap_v3.01, whole genome shotgun sequence:
- the LOC103841915 gene encoding plasmodesmata-located protein 8 isoform X1: MRILFLFFFFFFFFHSSSSSRTSSESRIFIYGGCSPEKYTPNTPFESNRDTFLSSVVTSSSEASFNSFAVGNDSSSSSSAAIFGLYQCRDDLPSSDCSKCIQNSVDQITLLCSYSYGASLQLQGCFLRYETYDFLGKQDTSLRYKKCSSKRVENDYDFFKRRDDVLSDLESTQLGYKVSRSGLVEGYAQCVGDLSPSDCTACLAEAVGKLKNLCGSAVAAEVYLAQCYAHYWGSGYYDFSPDPTNGDHVGKSIAIIVGVIAGFAILVILLSLCRNSMRKYILTCLIFT; the protein is encoded by the exons atgagaatactctttctcttcttcttcttcttcttcttcttccactcatCATCCTCCTCAAGAACTTCATCAGAATCTCGCATCTTCATCTACGGTGGATGTTCACCGGAAAAATACACACCAAACACTCCTTTTGAATCAAACCGCGACACTTTCCTCTCCTCCGTCGTTACTTCATCCTCCGAAGCCTCCTTCAATAGCTTCGCCGTCGGTAAcgactcttcttcctcttcctccgcAGCCATCTTCGGCCTTTATCAATGCCGTGACGATCTCCCATCCTCTGACTGCTCAAAATGTATCCAAAACTCCGTCGACCAAATCACTCTCCTTTGTTCCTACTCTTACGGTGCTTCTCTTCAGCTCCAAGGCTGCTTCTTGCGTTACGAGACCTATGATTTTCTTGGGAAACAAGACACGAGTCTTAGGTACAAGAAGTGTAGTTCCAAGAGGGTAGAGAATGATTATGATTTCTTTAAACGAAGAGACGATGTGTTGTCGGATCTTGAGTCGACTCAACTAGGTTACAAAGTTAGCCGGTCCGGTTTAGTTGAAGGTTATGCTCAGTGTGTTGGTGACTTGAGTCCTAGTGACTGTACGGCTTGTCTTGCGGAAGCTGTTGGGAAGTTAAAGAATCTTTGTGGCTCGGCTGTTGCAGCTGAGGTTTACTTGGCTCAGTGCTATGCTCATTATTGGGGTTCTGGTTACTACGACTTCTCTCCAG ATCCAACGAACGGAGATCACGTGGGGAAATCAATTGCGATCATCGTAGGAGTCATTGCTGGATTCGCAATTCTTGTTATTCTCCTCTCCCTCTGCAGAAACTCCATGCGTAAGTATATACTTACTTGCCTAATATTCACATGA
- the LOC103841916 gene encoding probable pectinesterase/pectinesterase inhibitor 36 has protein sequence MYSFVKATDFFTILFFLATATVAISFNTSELDVLERARASVVEARTRFGSMATVEATNEVARSYYSLGLSDCEKLYDESEARLSNLVVAHENFTVEDVRTWLSGVLANHHTCLDGLDQSRQGDKPLVHSNITVVLGEALAFYKKTRGHLKKRRPNHAPTRQHHATTRPHHGPTRPNHGPARPYHGPARPNQSGGMLVSWNPTGSRADFVVAKDGSATHRSISEALAAVSRMGKSRTNRVIIYIKAGVYNEKIEIDRHMKNIMLVGDGMDRTIITNNRNVPDGSSTYGSATFGVSGDGFWARDMTFENTAGPHKHQAVALRVNSDLSVFYRCSFRGYQDTLFTHSLRQFYRDCHIYGTIDFIFGDASAVFQNCDIFVRRPMDHQGNMITAQGRDNPHENTGISIQNSRVRASPEFEAVKGQFKSYLGRPWKKYSRTVFLKTDLDGLIDPRGWREWRGDFALSTLYYGEFMNTGSGAGTSRRVSWPGFHVLHGADEASPFTVSRFIQGDSWIPITGVPFSAGV, from the exons ATGTACTCGTTTGTTAAAGCCACCGACTTCTTCACCATCCTGTTCTTTCTAGCCACTGCAACTGTCGCAATCTCCTTTAACACATCTGAACTAGATGTGCTCGAGAGGGCTCGAGCTTCGGTGGTTGAAGCGAGAACTAGGTTTGGTTCAATGGCAACGGTTGAGGCAACAAATGAAGTTGCTAGAAGTTATTATAGTTTGGGTTTAAGTGACTGTGAGAAGCTATACGATGAAAGTGAGGCAAGATTGTCAAACCTTGTAGTGGCTCATGAGAATTTCACCGTTGAAGATGTCAGAACGTGGCTAAGCGGCGTGCTCGCTAACCATCACACTTGTTTAGACGGCTTGGATCAGTCACGTCAAGGCGACAAGCCTTTGGTCCATAGTAACATTACGGTTGTTCTGGGAGAAGCTTTGGCTTTCTACAAAAAAACTAGAGGTCATCTAAAAAAGA GGAGACCTAACCATGCACCGACGAGACAACACCATGCAACGACTAGACCACACCATGGACCGACGAGACCAAATCATGGACCAGCCAGACCATACCATGGACCGGCCAGACCAAATCAGAGCGGAGGAATGTTAGTGTCATGGAATCCGACAGGGTCAAGGGCGGATTTCGTGGTGGCTAAGGACGGTTCAGCAACTCATCGGTCGATAAGCGAGGCATTAGCCGCCGTTTCAAGAATGGGTAAAAGCCGAACGAATAGAGTGATAATCTACATAAAAGCGGGTGTGTATAACGAAAAAATCGAAATAGATAGACACATGAAGAACATCATGCTAGTTGGTGATGGTATGGACCGTACAATCATCACCAATAACCGAAATGTCCCGGATGGTTCCTCGACTTATGGATCAGCCACATTCG GGGTGTCCGGAGATGGATTTTGGGCACGGGACATGACGTTCGAGAACACGGCAGGACCACATAAACATCAAGCTGTGGCATTGAGAGTGAACTCGGATTTGTCTGTATTCTATCGGTGTAGCTTCAGAGGATATCAAGACACTCTTTTCACACACTCGCTTCGTCAATTCTACCGCGACTGCCATATTTATg gTACGATTGATTTCATATTTGGAGATGCGTCTGCTGTTTTCCAAAACTGTGATATATTTGTGAGACGGCCAATGGATCACCAAGGCAATATGATCACAGCTCAAGGAAGAGACAACCCACATGAAAATACAG GCATATCGATCCAAAACTCACGGGTCCGGGCCTCACCAGAATTTGAGGCGGTTAAAGGCCAGTTTAAGAGCTACTTGGGCCGGCCGTGGAAGAAATACTCTCGGACGGTGTTTCTCAAGACGGATCTCGACGGGTTGATTGACCCAAGAGGGTGGAGAGAATGGAGAGGAGATTTCGCTCTATCAACTTTGTATTACGGCGAGTTTATGAACACCGGAAGTGGAGCAGGGACTAGTAGAAGGGTGAGCTGGCCAGGGTTTCACGTTCTTCACGGCGCCGACGAAGCTTCTCCGTTCACTGTCAGCCGATTTATACAAGGAGATTCTTGGATCCCTATCACCGGGGTACCATTTTCTGCCGGGGTTTGA
- the LOC103841917 gene encoding transketolase-1, chloroplastic isoform X2, translating to MASTSSLALSQALLARAISHHGSDQRISLPSPFSRASASASSRRRSNAATTKPRSLRPLVVRAAAVDTLEPTTDASIVDKSVNTIRFLAIDAVEKAKSGHPGLPMGCAPMAHILYDEVMRYNPKNPYWFNRDRFVLSAGHGCMLLYALLHLAGYDSVLEEDLKSFRQWGSKTPGHPENFETPGIEVTTGPLGQGIANAVGLALAEKHLAARFNKPDAEVVDHYTYVILGDGCQMEGISNEAASLAGHWGLGKLIAFYDDNHISIDGDTEIAFTENVDQRFEALGWHVIWVKNGNTGYDEIRAAIKEAKAVTDKPTLIKVTTTIGYGSPNKANSYSVHGAALGEKEVEATRNNLGWPYEPFKVPDEVKSHWSRHTPDGKALESDWNAAFSAYEKKYPEEAAELKSIITGELPAGWEKALPTYTPESPGDATRNLSQQCLNALAKVVPGFLGGSADLASSNMTLLKAFGDFQKATPEERNLRFGVREHGMGAICNGIALHSPGLIPYCATFFVFTDYMRGAMRISALSEAGVIYVMTHDSIGLGEDGPTHQPVEHLASFRAMPNTLMFRPADGNETAGAYKIAVTKRKTPSILALSRQKLPQLPGTSIEGVEKGGYTISDNSSGNKPDVILVGTGSELEIAAQAAEVLRKEGKTVRVVSFVCWELFDEQTDEYKESVLPSGVSARVSIEAASTFGWGKIVGGEGKRTRDD from the exons ATGGCTTCAACTTCCTCCCTCGCTCTCTCTCAAGCCCTCCTCGCTCGCGCCATCTCCCACCATGGCTCTGACCAACGCATCTCCTTACCATCACCTTTCTCACGCGCCTCCGCCTCCGCCTCCTCTCGCCGCCGCAGCAACGCCGCCACGACCAAACCCCGCTCTCTCCGCCCCCTCGTTGTTCGCGCCGCGGCCGTGGATACGCTAGAGCCGACCACCGACGCCTCTATCGTGGACAAATCTGTGAACACGATCAGGTTCTTGGCCATCGACGCGGTGGAGAAGGCGAAGTCGGGTCATCCGGGTCTTCCCATGGGATGTGCTCCCATGGCTCACATTCTCTACGACGAGGTCATGAGGTATAACCCCAAGAACCCTTACTGGTTCAACCGTGACCGGTTCGTTCTCTCTGCTGGTCATGGTTGTATGTTGCTTTACGCCTTGCTTCACCTCGCTGGATACGACAGCGTATTG GAGGAGGATTTGAAGAGTTTCAGACAATGGGGAAGCAAGACACCAGGGCATCCTGAGAATTTCGAGACTCCTGGGATTGAAGTCACTACTG GTCCTCTTGGACAAGGGATTGCTAATGCTGTTGGTTTAGCTCTTGCTGAGAAGCATTTAGCTGCTAGGTTCAACAAACCTGATGCTGAAGTCGTCGACCACTACAC GTATGTGATTCTTGGAGATGGTTGTCAGATGGAGGGTATTTCAAACGAAGCTGCCTCTCTAGCTGGTCACTGGGGACTTGGAAAGCTCATTGCTTTCTACGATGACAATCACATTTCCATTGATGGAGATACCGAGATTGCCTTTACTGAGAACGTGGACCAGCGTTTTGAAGCCCTTGGATGGCATGTTATCTGGGTGAAGAATGGTAACACTGGGTATGATGAGATCCGTGCTGCCATTAAGGAAGCTAAAGCTGTTACAGACAAGCCCACATTGATTAAG GTCACTACTACAATTGGTTATGGATCTCCCAACAAGGCCAACTCTTACAGTGTCCATGGAGCTGCTCTTGGTGAGAAGGAAGTTGAGGCTACCAGAAACAACCTCGGATGGCCCTATGAGCCATTCAAGGTACCTGATGAAGTTAAAAG CCACTGGAGCCGTCACACGCCTGATGGCAAAGCTCTTGAATCTGACTGGAATGCAGCGTTTTCAGCGTATGAGAAGAAGTATCCAGAGGAAGCTGCAGAGTTGAAATCTATCATCACTGGTGAATTACCTGCTGGTTGGGAAAAGGCACTACCA acATACACACCAGAGTCTCCAGGTGATGCCACCAGAAACTTGTCACAGCAATGTCTCAACGCCCTTGCTAAAGTTGTTCCCGGCTTCCTCGGAGGAAGTGCCGACCTTGCATCTTCCAACATGACACTCCTGAAAGCCTTTGGCGACTTCCAAAAGGCAACGCCCGAAGAGAGAAACCTTAGGTTTGGTGTTAGGGAGCATGGAATGGGAGCCATCTGCAACGGCATTGCTCTCCACAGCCCTGGTCTCATCCCTTACTGTGCAACTTTCTTCGTCTTCACTGACTACATGAGAGGTGCCATGAGAATCTCAGCTTTGTCTGAAGCTGGAGTCATCTACGTGATGACTCATGACTCCATTGGTCTCGGAGAAGATGGACCAACCCATCAGCCCGTTGAGCACTTGGCTAGCTTCCGCGCGATGCCCAACACTCTCATGTTCCGTCCTGCTGATGGAAACGAAACAGCCGGTGCGTACAAGATCGCTGTCACGAAGCGCAAGACGCCGTCTATCTTGGCTTTGTCTAGACAAAAGCTTCCTCAGCTTCCGGGGACTTCCATTGAAGGAGTGGAGAAGGGTGGATACACAATCTCTGACAACTCGTCGGGGAACAAACCTGATGTGATCTTGGTTGGAACTGGTTCAGAGCTTGAGATTGCTGCACAGGCTGCGGAGGTGCTGAGGAAAGAAGGCAAAACCGTGAGAGTTGTGTCTTTCGTCTGCTGGGAGCTGTTTGACGAGCAGACGGATGAGTACAAGGAGAGTGTGTTGCCGTCTGGTGTGTCTGCTAGAGTTAGTATTGAAGCGGCTTCGACTTTCGGGTGGGGGAAGATTGTTGGAGGTGAAGGGAA
- the LOC103841915 gene encoding plasmodesmata-located protein 8 isoform X2 → MRILFLFFFFFFFFHSSSSSRTSSESRIFIYGGCSPEKYTPNTPFESNRDTFLSSVVTSSSEASFNSFAVGNDSSSSSSAAIFGLYQCRDDLPSSDCSKCIQNSVDQITLLCSYSYGASLQLQGCFLRYETYDFLGKQDTSLRYKKCSSKRVENDYDFFKRRDDVLSDLESTQLGYKVSRSGLVEGYAQCVGDLSPSDCTACLAEAVGKLKNLCGSAVAAEVYLAQCYAHYWGSGYYDFSPDPTNGDHVGKSIAIIVGVIAGFAILVILLSLCRNSMH, encoded by the exons atgagaatactctttctcttcttcttcttcttcttcttcttccactcatCATCCTCCTCAAGAACTTCATCAGAATCTCGCATCTTCATCTACGGTGGATGTTCACCGGAAAAATACACACCAAACACTCCTTTTGAATCAAACCGCGACACTTTCCTCTCCTCCGTCGTTACTTCATCCTCCGAAGCCTCCTTCAATAGCTTCGCCGTCGGTAAcgactcttcttcctcttcctccgcAGCCATCTTCGGCCTTTATCAATGCCGTGACGATCTCCCATCCTCTGACTGCTCAAAATGTATCCAAAACTCCGTCGACCAAATCACTCTCCTTTGTTCCTACTCTTACGGTGCTTCTCTTCAGCTCCAAGGCTGCTTCTTGCGTTACGAGACCTATGATTTTCTTGGGAAACAAGACACGAGTCTTAGGTACAAGAAGTGTAGTTCCAAGAGGGTAGAGAATGATTATGATTTCTTTAAACGAAGAGACGATGTGTTGTCGGATCTTGAGTCGACTCAACTAGGTTACAAAGTTAGCCGGTCCGGTTTAGTTGAAGGTTATGCTCAGTGTGTTGGTGACTTGAGTCCTAGTGACTGTACGGCTTGTCTTGCGGAAGCTGTTGGGAAGTTAAAGAATCTTTGTGGCTCGGCTGTTGCAGCTGAGGTTTACTTGGCTCAGTGCTATGCTCATTATTGGGGTTCTGGTTACTACGACTTCTCTCCAG ATCCAACGAACGGAGATCACGTGGGGAAATCAATTGCGATCATCGTAGGAGTCATTGCTGGATTCGCAATTCTTGTTATTCTCCTCTCCCTCTGCAGAAACTCCATGC ATTGA
- the LOC103841917 gene encoding transketolase-1, chloroplastic isoform X1, translated as MASTSSLALSQALLARAISHHGSDQRISLPSPFSRASASASSRRRSNAATTKPRSLRPLVVRAAAVDTLEPTTDASIVDKSVNTIRFLAIDAVEKAKSGHPGLPMGCAPMAHILYDEVMRYNPKNPYWFNRDRFVLSAGHGCMLLYALLHLAGYDSVLEEDLKSFRQWGSKTPGHPENFETPGIEVTTGPLGQGIANAVGLALAEKHLAARFNKPDAEVVDHYTYVILGDGCQMEGISNEAASLAGHWGLGKLIAFYDDNHISIDGDTEIAFTENVDQRFEALGWHVIWVKNGNTGYDEIRAAIKEAKAVTDKPTLIKVTTTIGYGSPNKANSYSVHGAALGEKEVEATRNNLGWPYEPFKVPDEVKSHWSRHTPDGKALESDWNAAFSAYEKKYPEEAAELKSIITGELPAGWEKALPTYTPESPGDATRNLSQQCLNALAKVVPGFLGGSADLASSNMTLLKAFGDFQKATPEERNLRFGVREHGMGAICNGIALHSPGLIPYCATFFVFTDYMRGAMRISALSEAGVIYVMTHDSIGLGEDGPTHQPVEHLASFRAMPNTLMFRPADGNETAGAYKIAVTKRKTPSILALSRQKLPQLPGTSIEGVEKGGYTISDNSSGNKPDVILVGTGSELEIAAQAAEVLRKEGKTVRVVSFVCWELFDEQTDEYKESVLPSGVSARVSIEAASTFGWGKIVGGEGKSIGINSFGASAPAPLLYKEFGITVEAVVDAAKSFF; from the exons ATGGCTTCAACTTCCTCCCTCGCTCTCTCTCAAGCCCTCCTCGCTCGCGCCATCTCCCACCATGGCTCTGACCAACGCATCTCCTTACCATCACCTTTCTCACGCGCCTCCGCCTCCGCCTCCTCTCGCCGCCGCAGCAACGCCGCCACGACCAAACCCCGCTCTCTCCGCCCCCTCGTTGTTCGCGCCGCGGCCGTGGATACGCTAGAGCCGACCACCGACGCCTCTATCGTGGACAAATCTGTGAACACGATCAGGTTCTTGGCCATCGACGCGGTGGAGAAGGCGAAGTCGGGTCATCCGGGTCTTCCCATGGGATGTGCTCCCATGGCTCACATTCTCTACGACGAGGTCATGAGGTATAACCCCAAGAACCCTTACTGGTTCAACCGTGACCGGTTCGTTCTCTCTGCTGGTCATGGTTGTATGTTGCTTTACGCCTTGCTTCACCTCGCTGGATACGACAGCGTATTG GAGGAGGATTTGAAGAGTTTCAGACAATGGGGAAGCAAGACACCAGGGCATCCTGAGAATTTCGAGACTCCTGGGATTGAAGTCACTACTG GTCCTCTTGGACAAGGGATTGCTAATGCTGTTGGTTTAGCTCTTGCTGAGAAGCATTTAGCTGCTAGGTTCAACAAACCTGATGCTGAAGTCGTCGACCACTACAC GTATGTGATTCTTGGAGATGGTTGTCAGATGGAGGGTATTTCAAACGAAGCTGCCTCTCTAGCTGGTCACTGGGGACTTGGAAAGCTCATTGCTTTCTACGATGACAATCACATTTCCATTGATGGAGATACCGAGATTGCCTTTACTGAGAACGTGGACCAGCGTTTTGAAGCCCTTGGATGGCATGTTATCTGGGTGAAGAATGGTAACACTGGGTATGATGAGATCCGTGCTGCCATTAAGGAAGCTAAAGCTGTTACAGACAAGCCCACATTGATTAAG GTCACTACTACAATTGGTTATGGATCTCCCAACAAGGCCAACTCTTACAGTGTCCATGGAGCTGCTCTTGGTGAGAAGGAAGTTGAGGCTACCAGAAACAACCTCGGATGGCCCTATGAGCCATTCAAGGTACCTGATGAAGTTAAAAG CCACTGGAGCCGTCACACGCCTGATGGCAAAGCTCTTGAATCTGACTGGAATGCAGCGTTTTCAGCGTATGAGAAGAAGTATCCAGAGGAAGCTGCAGAGTTGAAATCTATCATCACTGGTGAATTACCTGCTGGTTGGGAAAAGGCACTACCA acATACACACCAGAGTCTCCAGGTGATGCCACCAGAAACTTGTCACAGCAATGTCTCAACGCCCTTGCTAAAGTTGTTCCCGGCTTCCTCGGAGGAAGTGCCGACCTTGCATCTTCCAACATGACACTCCTGAAAGCCTTTGGCGACTTCCAAAAGGCAACGCCCGAAGAGAGAAACCTTAGGTTTGGTGTTAGGGAGCATGGAATGGGAGCCATCTGCAACGGCATTGCTCTCCACAGCCCTGGTCTCATCCCTTACTGTGCAACTTTCTTCGTCTTCACTGACTACATGAGAGGTGCCATGAGAATCTCAGCTTTGTCTGAAGCTGGAGTCATCTACGTGATGACTCATGACTCCATTGGTCTCGGAGAAGATGGACCAACCCATCAGCCCGTTGAGCACTTGGCTAGCTTCCGCGCGATGCCCAACACTCTCATGTTCCGTCCTGCTGATGGAAACGAAACAGCCGGTGCGTACAAGATCGCTGTCACGAAGCGCAAGACGCCGTCTATCTTGGCTTTGTCTAGACAAAAGCTTCCTCAGCTTCCGGGGACTTCCATTGAAGGAGTGGAGAAGGGTGGATACACAATCTCTGACAACTCGTCGGGGAACAAACCTGATGTGATCTTGGTTGGAACTGGTTCAGAGCTTGAGATTGCTGCACAGGCTGCGGAGGTGCTGAGGAAAGAAGGCAAAACCGTGAGAGTTGTGTCTTTCGTCTGCTGGGAGCTGTTTGACGAGCAGACGGATGAGTACAAGGAGAGTGTGTTGCCGTCTGGTGTGTCTGCTAGAGTTAGTATTGAAGCGGCTTCGACTTTCGGGTGGGGGAAGATTGTTGGAGGTGAAGGGAAGTCGATTGGTATTAATTCGTTTGGGGCTAGTGCACCAGCTCCCTTGCTCTACAAGGAGTTTGGTATCACTGTTGAAGCTGTTGTTGATG
- the LOC103841914 gene encoding auxin-responsive protein SAUR36 → MRKLRGIKIRRPIQRISRWILQRIRLRRSRYIRLGPTQPVCKPKAITKLISWGRSLTSHSARFLGSKISNSGYAPIGKDPIQSKPDPVPKGHSAVYVGKKDGDFQRVLVPIVYFNHPLFGELLREAEEEFGFCQEGGITIPCPYSDFKRVQTRIESGSGFGKLFWCRRRQ, encoded by the coding sequence ATGAGAAAGTTAAGAGGGATCAAGATTAGAAGACCGATTCAACGAATCTCAAGATGGATCCTCCAGAGAATCCGACTCCGACGATCCAGATACATCCGGTTAGGTCCGACTCAACCGGTTTGCAAACCAAAAGCCATCACAAAGCTCATAAGCTGGGGACGCAGCCTCACATCACACAGCGCCAGGTTTCTCGGGTCTAAGATATCAAACTCCGGATACGCACCGATCGGTAAGGACCCGATTCAAAGTAAACCCGACCCGGTTCCGAAAGGTCACTCGGCGGTTTACGTCGGTAAGAAAGACGGCGACTTTCAGAGAGTTTTGGTGCCCATCGTCTACTTTAACCATCCTCTGTTCGGTGAGCTTCTGAGAGAGGCAGAGGAAGAGTTTGGGTTTTGTCAAGAAGGTGGGATCACTATCCCTTGTCCTTATTCGGATTTCAAACGGGTTCAGACCCGTATTGAATCCGGGTCGGGTTTTGGTAAACTGTTCTGGTGCCGGCGCCGGCAATAA